One genomic window of Cydia pomonella isolate Wapato2018A chromosome 6, ilCydPomo1, whole genome shotgun sequence includes the following:
- the LOC133518763 gene encoding lipase 1-like, with amino-acid sequence MTFDHPEVHTEKCPVLLVHGLFQSSDTFLEQDKDQSLALKLQNLGYDVWLANTRASKYNRVHLLYEPEINVADVNRYFSYSYEEIGTLDIAATVDFILSVTTHKKLIYIGHSLGGTSFLVLNSLKPDYNRKFATAYLFAPLGYHSYFPNYILKAEAKRSHEIFKATVEEGIREIFPYKDDDARFSPEDCLGNKSYSTICEQLNIQKVMGLKTVNNNVDETRGGSLGPLFHLAQNVKSGTFSRWDSGEFTNLKRYRNSTPPNYDLGLVTVPTKIIYAPNDEFVSAKDITNMVSDMANAKAVQVKRTSFTHEDFIMGPDAMENVYADIIEELERSVLLFMFFCYVLLQQF; translated from the exons ATGACGTTTGACCATCCGGAAGTGCACACAGAAAAATGTCCCGTATTACTGGTCCACGGTTTGTTTCAGTCTTCTGACACATTTTTAGAACAAGATAAAGATCAGTCTCTAG caTTAAAACTTCAAAATTTGGGATACGACGTATGGCTGGCAAACACGCGTGCTAGTAAATACAATCGAGTACACCTGCTTTACGAACCAGAAATAAATGTAGCTGATGTAAACCGTTATTTTAGCTATAGTTACGAGGAAATAGGCACTCTCGATATCGCAGCTACTGTAGATTTTATCCTGAGTGTGACTACACATAAGAAGTTGATTTACATTGGCCATTCGCTAGGTGGTACATCCTTTTTGGTTTTGAATTCTTTAAAACCAGACTATAATCGTAAATTTGCAACGGCTTATTTATTTGCTCCACTTGGATACCATAGTTATTTTCCTAACTATATACTTAAAGCAGAGGCAAAACGATCACACGAAATATTT aAAGCAACCGTTGAAGAAGGAATACGCGAAATATTTCCGTATAAGGACGATGACGCACGGTTCTCGCCAGAAGATTGCCTGGGCAACAAGAGTTACAGCACAATTTGCGAACAATTAAACATTCAGAAAGTCATG gggttaaaaactgtcaacaACAATGTAGACGAGACAAGAGGTGGTTCTCTTGGACCACTGTTTCATTTGGCTCAAAACGTTAAATCAGGAACCTTTAGTCGATGGGACAGCGGAGAGTTTACCAATCTGAAACGGTACAGAAACTCAACACCTCCTAATTATGATTTAGGTCTTGTCACTGTCCCAACTAAAATAATCTATGCACCTAATGATGAATTTGTGAGTGCCAAAGATATCACTAATATGGTTAGTGACATGGCTAATGCTAAGGCTGTTCAAGTAAAAAGAACTAGTTTTACACACGAAGATTTCATTATGGGTCCTGATGCCATGGAGAATGTATATGCTGATATTATTGAGGAATTGGAGAGGTCAGTGTTATTGTTTATGTTCTTTTGTTATGTATTATTACAGCAATTTTAA